The Pieris napi chromosome 11, ilPieNapi1.2, whole genome shotgun sequence DNA segment GACCTTTACCCTTTACCCCACAAGAACGACTTAAATACATGACGCTTGGATTAGCTATTTGTTACGACAAGATGGAAGCTTTGAGACCAAAAATGCCTATATCCCCAgactaataaacaaaaaaacatgacCAAATGCTGTATATAGGAGAATGCTATGAGgaggttattaaaaaaaataactgctAAGCTATGCATAGACTATACAAATCcgtaatttaatgtattaaggACATTTAAtacagattattaaaaaatatttttttatctcacTTATGTCTAGATAATGTtgtagatttaaaattaataattgaacaaAGGATTGGTCTGAAACGCGTGCATAGTGCAAACTAAAAGCTATATTTGTACAGTtgctgtaataaaaataaattgctttGTAATGATTCACCAAGATCTGTGTTTCTTAAGGTCTCATCTCTGCTCTGTTTGTGATTCTTGACACTTACCACTCTAACGCCTGTATTCCATAAAAATCTTGACAACAAAATCTGCATTGTCTTTTCTCCAACTAACTCAAGCAACCTTTTGGAATACGGGTCAAAGAAGAATGTTTCACTTGCTCTTAACAGTCTTAACTTACAAAAACACATCGAAGTTTTGTCATTTAAATATCATATCATTGAACGTGTGAACTTGATAGTGCTTTATAGTTTTTGTTGCTTAGTATAAAGTAGAATGTTTGTGTTTTACTTACATGTGTAATTTTGGTATTATTGCGTttgatatattgtttattgtatttcaGGTTACCAACAAGGATATGGTTATGAATATGGGTCCCCGTATCCGGGTAATCGGCCTGTTTACCCGCCATATGGCCCCGAAGGGGATCGGTATgtttatgattattatattgtagaCTTACTGAGGataatatttatgataatGAAGAAAATTTGACagagatattattatttaactctAAGCAGTATAATTaggcaaatttattttttaagagaaAATGCCTTTTTAATTCAGTCGTAAGTAGTTATCGCGTATTATCTAAGTGAAAATACATCACTTaagagtaaattaaataaagtaccaCGTGACAAATATACAATTGCAGGGGTTACAGTCCTGGTGAATACGGCCGATATGGCGGTTACGGCGGGCCGTATCGTGCAGGAGCACCTGCTCCGGGCCCTGGCGCGACCCCCGGAGCCCCGGCGCCACCGTCCCCGGCCGGGGCCCCTCCTGCGCAGCCCTACCCGGACTATTACCGCCAGCCGCACCCGCATCAACCACCACACCCCCCTCCACATCCGCCACACCCGCCACATTCGCCTCAACAACCGCATGAGgtacgtttttattttaagttttattaagaacaaaaataattttaagaaacttaaatatCTGTATTTTATACAAAGATAAAAACGTGACGTTCTCTATGAGTAAATCTTTTGAAAGGTAAAAAGTTATATGAAATAAGGAATGGTAAGAATGTATAATTGTTTCAATTTCATACAGGAAACAATCtactacttatatataaatcaaagatttttattaagtttcttGTTATGTTGGTAATATTTGACTGTAGCACACTCCATATTAAGTACTGGTGACATAAAAAGTCCTGAGGcacttgaaattattatattgtttcttCAACACAACAAAGATACACATCAAAGCATAAATTATATGTGTTATTACTTGAGTCTTATTTGGAGCATGTTCATTTGTAGTTTCGGTAAACGTAAGTTACtgcttatacatattatgttgatgttaatattatttttatcacttttcgatttatccattttataatagataaaaaatttggTCAGTACTGTTAGCaacaacataaattaatattttttggatGATTACTGAGATACTTAATGCGAGGTTACAgtgaaaatttagtttatttcatttttatgatGTCCtgttatgtattaattttgctTGTGAATGGAGATCACAATAACTAGTAATTTTAGAAACATTACGCGTAACAAATATacgcaaatatattaaacgtCACCTACATTCACAACGTATTTGAGCGTGTGCTTGCACGCATTATGTGCACGTGTACGCGTACGCCGACTGATGCATTGGCGGTGTGTAGATTGCGTCGTGCGGCGGGCTGATGGGCTCGCAGCTCGCGAGGCAACTGGTGGCGCCGCTGCCCCCCGCCTCCAGACCATACGTACGGAACCACCGTTTGTACCACGCACTCCACACCGCTTCCCACCATTGGCGATACACTTTCCCACCTCGGGGCACTGTCGCGGATGTTGCTCGGCCACCTCGTAATTGATACCAGCGGAAATATATCTTGTTCGATCGTTCATTACTAAACAGGTTTTCGGTGTGCAAATGCCAAGTATAGGCTGGTGgtgaacttattaaaaaaaaaaaagttttggcataaattttgtaaataaagtaaatggtaaaatatgtatgttgaGCATATCAGTTACGTTGTGACGAGACAAGGTCTATGCAAATTCAATTCCTCTGGTTTGTCAAAGTGATTGACGCACCAAAGTTTTGGACATTGCAGCGAACCGGGCGGGACGTCGACTTCATACGTGGTTTTGGCTTCATTTAATTTCTCCGATAATACCACTCGCTTAACGAAATTCTCAAGCTATTCACTTTCAGTTTTCGTTAACAAGTTGGCTTGCGGTGTGAATAATTGGCTTTTCAACCGCGACGGTCGGTCGCTAACACGATCGCACATGCCGAAACCgacatttttcaaaatttaaccCAACAAAGTGGAAGATAAGGTTTAGAGTGTGTGGTGGTGGCTTCACATCATGAACGGAATAATTTCACTTAATCATTTGCATGCTTTCACAGGATCATGTAAGCGAGCGAAGCTTTGTAATATCGCTGTTCTAGGGATTGTTCCTATGATCCACTCTTAGAATGCGGATCTTTcatcgtttatattttgtatgtgggTTCACGGCTAGTGTAAAAATTGTTTCTTATCATAGTGTCGTATTTTTTTAGCTATCGAAAGTTTCTAGAAAAATCGACAATATGTTTTGTATCATTGTCAATAAtcataaatttcattttactaCCATTTGTGTGAaattctgaaaataaaatattgtgtaaTAAAGATTACTAAAAACTGCATAATGTTTTCGGCATTTCAACACCCATCACTAATCCATGGAATGGGATGATACAAACTATAattcaaaatgtattaattatatctataaCTACAGCAATACGGCGGCAAGGGCGCACCCCCCGTTCCTAATGCTGGTCCACCCGGCGTGGCGGGAGCACCTCGGCGGCATCCAGACTTCGCGAAGGAGCCCTACAATTCGAGTGCCCCACCCGGGGCGCCGCCGAGCCCCGCGGGGCCTCGATTTGGCGGCGGTTGGGGTCCCGGGTTTCAGCGTGCCGCATCACCTGGCTGGCGACCGCCCCACCACGCCCCCCTACCCCACCATCAACAACCAGGATGGCCTCCACAGCCTCATCAGCCGCATCAACCCTACCATCCACCGGTATGTACACAAAATCAAACTAATATCTACTAATAATACCTGAGTGGTATTGGGCTACCTCGTCACTACCGCTTACGCTTATTCCTGCTGAAAATTTCACTCAcattgattaaatttaatggATAAGATCTAGTTTTGCTAGTTGTGACTAACGAATTAAAACTGTCAATACTTGCACTGTTTGTGGTAATCCACCTTTAATTCGTGCGAATTTGGTTTAACCaataaaattcattctaaTTTCATTGTCCCGACACAAATTCACAAATATTCCGGACACTGATTGTACGTCGAGCTTAGTATGAGAACCATGTttcaaattttctttattgaaTTCCGTCTTTGCTTCGTAATCTTCTCCTGGCTCATTCGTGTTAGCACACGAGTAGTTTGTGGTTCTCATACGGACGGTGTTGTTGTAGGCGGCGGGCGGACCGGCGTGGGGCGGGCCGCGGCCGCCGCAGGATCTCACGCCCGCCGCGCCTTCGCCCGTGAGTCATGCACTAATGCACCTTGCACTTTACATACATTTCACTATAAccattatatttcttatattctTCATATAGTTTTACGTATGTCAAACCACAATATTGCTAGCGAACTTTATTCATCTAACCAATAACATTGTCTTGGACATTGTATGTAttctacaattattaaatttttgagcCTGTTTCGAAACACAGTTGAATAATAAAGCAATATGTTTTCAGGGAGCGACATCTGGTGTCGGCCAAATTAAACGAGAATTGACTTTCCCTCCGGAGTGTGTGGAAGCGACGGTGCCCGCGCCTGAGAAAAGACGCAGACTGACAAAGGGTGACGTCGCCCCGGTGGACGCGTGGCGAATCATGATGGCGCTCAAATCTGGTCTCCTCGCGGAGACCTGCTGGGCGCTAGACATCCTCAATATTCTACTGTTTGACGACACCTGCATCGGGTTCTTCGGTCTCCAGCATCTGCCCGGTTTGCTCGATTTGCTGCTGGAGCACTTCCAGCGGAGTCTCGCCGACGTGTTCGACGCGCCCGCCGCGGCTCCGGAGCCCTGGTACGCGCCGCCGGCGGTCAAAGAATCTGTTGCGCCGCCACCCCGACGCATCGAGCCCCCCGACCCCGCAGACCGTATTAAGGTTACCACGGGCGAGAACTACACGCTGCAGTCGCGTCGTCGCGTGCCCGTCACCTTCGTCACTAAGCTGGACGACGACGCGCTCTTTGCGCCCGAGGATCCCGAAACCAACCGAGACGTCGAGGACGTGATAGAGCCTTGGCAAACCGACACGGTCAATAGATTCGACCACGTGATGCCCTGCTTCCGTGCCGAGTTCGTCCATCTGCCGTTTGCCCGGGTTCTGCCAGGAGAGCGAGCACCCTCGCCGCCCGCGCCTCCGGCTTCGCCTCACTCGGACGGACCCAGCGATACGCTCGCCCTTCCCGATACGGCCGACCCGCCCCCCTCCGAACCCCCGTCCACGGCCACGGACGAAGGTGACAACTTGGAGGCGGAACCGATGGACATAGAACCGGAAAGAAAACCGGCGTTGCAAATTCGGGATTCCGCCGGAGTGCTCAAAAGACGACGTTTGGAGGACTACGAGGACGAATGCTACACGCGCGATGAACCTAGCCTTAATCTTATCAACGAAACGCGGGACGCCCTCGCCAAGCGGTGTATAGCGTTATCCAACATTCTCCGCGGGCTGACCTTCGTGCCCGGCAACGAGGCGGAATTCTCGAGGTCGAGCGCTTTCTTAGCTCTCGCTGGAAAGCTCCTGCTGCTACACCACGAACACGCGCCTCGGGCGGCCCGAGCCAAGGCCTACGAGCGTGCCGCCAGAGACGAGGTGGACGCGGACGCGTGCTGCTCCAGCCTGAAGGGCGAGAGCGAGTGGTGGTGGGACACGTTGGCGCAACTGCGGGAGGACGCGCTGGTCTGCTGCGCCAACATCGCCGGCAGCGTGGAGCTGTCCGGTCAATCGGAAGCCGTGGCGAGGCCGCTTCTGGACGGCCTCCTACACTGGAGCGTGTGTCCCGCGGCCGTCGCCGGCGACGCCCCGCCGACGGCCTCCCCGGCGTCGCCCTTGTCTCCTAGAAGATTAGCCCTAGAGGCGCTTTGTAAATTGTGCGTGACGGATGCTAACGTGGATCTCGTCCTGGCGACGCCCCCGCGAGGGCGTATCGCCGCGTTGTGTGCGGGCCTGGCGCGGGACCTGTGCCGGCCCGAGCGGCCCGTGGTGCGCGAGTTCGCGGTGAATCTGCTGCATTACTTGGCGGGGGCGGGCGGCGCCGCGGCCCGCGAGGTGGCTACGCACGCGCCCGCCGTGGCGCAGCTGGTCGCCTTTATCGAGAGGGCGGAGCAGACGGCTCTCGGCGTCGCTAACCAACACGGCGTGGCGGCGCTCCGAGACAACCCCGACGCCATGGGGACGTCCCTGGACATGTTGAGGCGAGCGGCCGCCACGCTGCTGCGTCTGGCGGAGCACCCCGAGAACAGGCCGCTGATCCGCCGCCACGAGAGGAGACTGCTGTCGCTGGTGATGAGCCAGATCTTAGACCAGAAGGTCGCGCACGAGCTGGCCGGGGTGCTGTACCACTGCAGCCAACAAAAGTGTGACGAACCGCAGGAAGAGTGAGTGAACAGTGCCGTGAGTGAGAGGCGAGCGGCGGCGGGCGGCGGCGTACCGATGGGTACGTGTACATATAGCGATAGCGCCCCGCCCGCCCCGCGCGCCGAGCGTGTACAATCTGAATTTCGTTATTTATGTCCACGATGATTTATTTACAAGAATGTCAATGTGCTATAATCGATTTCTATTGTTCGATTGAAAAACAGATGTATTATAACtcgtaattttgatttttataataaaatgggACTTGAATCTGTTGATTGGTTTTATGATGGAGATTTTATACCGAATACCTCTAGAGTAGGTTTGGAGCGAGGAGCTTATGTGGGCGATAAGTTTTAGTTAAGTTTAATGtgaattattacaataatctataatatattgaaattgaatctgattttattttcttttcgaATTGGCTCTTGATTCCATACAACACCTAGTATTCAAATATTACgcattatttctttaaaaaatgcaTAAAACACATGCTTTTACTTTGTCATCTATTCAAATATTTCAACGACATCTATAACAATTGGCATTTGgagacattttttaatataagatttctggtttaacaataaattttacacaTCCATACTGTAACAGGTATCACTTGAAGTTGTATTCACTTATTGTATACCAttgttttaacattaaattataatctatattaatcTTGGTAGAACTTTAGTAATGACTGCATAGAAATCTGGCAGTTATGGTTTCTTTGAAATGTGACAGTTCTTTATTCAACTTTTtcagtaattttatttctagtaGTGTTTTTGGATAACAATTTTGCAAAATtctaatttatacatttattgtgataaattaatttttattatctaaattCAAATGCCATCTATCCGAATAAAGTTATACGATGGAGTGTCAGTCAAGCGATagtaagaaattatttaaagtattcgATGCAGCTAAACGCAAGAGGTCAAGAAAAAAGCATGAAACCTACGAAGATAGCAATTCGGTAGCGACCGACGAGTCTGTTGGAGTAAGTATGAGTTTGAGCAGAATCTGTCCTTCGAAGTTAatgttaaactatttaaataatatcaacgCGATGCCTTTGCAATCAACTTAAAATTAGCAAGGAAGCAGTTCTATGAATATAGATATTGTagtgttattaaaattcagGTATGTCACGGAAATGGTCGACGAGGTACCTCCACCAAGACTAGCTTGCAAGATATTCCCGCTAAAGCAATAGATCAGGAAGTAGCACCTACAAAAAGGTTATTAGTTTATGATACTAGTTTAATTAAGGAAGCTTTTTCACTAACTTCACTCCTTATATGAGATTAAGAATACCttcgaatttaaaaataagattcTTAAACTAAATAGGAGTTATGACTTagttaataaagtatatttttatacttttacatTACCATGAGATAGGTGCTCCCAATTCtgtctattttaatattgtcacCTGAAAAAATTATAGCGAATATTTACAGGAATATTGGTCACAGTACcgctttatatatttgttatgtatgtattttgctTCATGTCCCAAAAAAATTAACCAAAACATTCCGGCATATGACAGCAGTCCATCAGTATCGCAATCCCAAGTTGGAGATCGCCGGTCGCCAAGGTCGCCTCGAAGACAACGGAGATCCATGTAAGACGTTAtgtgataaataaacataaagaCGTAAAACTTGGACTTAATAGGTAGgttaagaattaaaaagaagtagtaagtaataataataatagtaataatatgacggttttacataacaataaaaccgaTATTATGTGccgagaaggaaaacatacagCATTGTATAATAATGAAGAAGCAATGTATACTTAGCCATGAAGTGCGATACATACCGAGTGAAATAGTTCCGCTTAGATagaatagatggcgctgtaatCGCCTCAACTTCATACTTATCTTAACCAGCTAGGACGGTGTCATTTCCACAGTCATAGAGTCTTCACCAGGAAGAGCTTCCTACAATGctgtatgttttccttctcggCACATAATAtcggttttattgttatgtaaaacCGTCATATTGATGTGCCTCCGGAAAACAtacagcattgtataatgaagacGTGTTTGTTATCTGCTGGTGGATGTATATAGTacaatataaaacacaacGCTATGATGATTATGAAGAATTAAGGTCCGGGCTTTAGCTAAAGccgttattgtttatataactattttatttacttgccATTATTCTTAATCAAAGCATAAGTATTTagcaattattattcttagttacggtataaatataactacagTTACTAGTAACTATATACTCATCTGATTTAGATgtacaattaacataataatataaacttcatATCATAACAACAAGGTATTTCTATAATTACGATGGtgcaaatgtattaaagaaagagTGATGAGTTTTCTCTACGAGAGTCTATCTCGCGGCAGTAATGATTAAAGAAACTATGTATTTGAAGATTTCCAATTACCCcgtgtaataaaaaacttcatCTATTGGTTGATTTTCGACCTAATTATTTTGCTGTTgatggataaaaaaaatattgtttagattttttacttgAGATCTTGTTGTACCTGTTACTcaaagcaatatttttttttttttttaaagacagttcacaccaattgacctagtcccatgctaagctggtgaagcttgtgttatgggtacctactaggcaacggatatacatacatattatagaaagatagacatataattacatatttaaacacctaaGACtcaagcacaacaccaaatgctcatcacatcaatGTTTGTcccagccgggaatcgaacctgggacccatggattcgtagtcaggggtactaaccactagaccaatgagtcgtcaggACTAACTGAAGTCTCACTAAAGTGATAGGGCATATGTTTTATCGTGGTGTTTAGAAAGTTTCCATGTTGACTGGCGTCTTGAGTGTCTGTCTTAGATTCGAATACCggtgttaaataaatgttaccaCCATCATCCACGAATTGCTCGTCagtaatttctaataaagtGAACCCTGCGGCCCAATGCTAAATGCAATACTGTGGCTGTTCTGCGAGCCGTATCGAATAAAGTGTCCCTAGGGGGGTTGGAAGAAAGCCAGTCTAGTACTATTCGCGGGTCCCACGTGACGGATGATTTCACGACTTTTGGTTTAGCTACTCCTAATACTCTGAGgatgtgtttaataataaaatttgaaaatgtttgtTGTTCTACATGGGGACcgcaaaaagttaaaattgccGATTTGCGAACAAGGATGGTTGATAGGATAAATTcctgttttggctttctgtactgtctaagtgtttgttttgtaatattatgtatgttagctgtaagattacttataattaaataaataaattttcttttagaaaaagtgatattaaattttttgcaaaatCGGTTGTTTGAGGGGATTTTGGGTTCACTTGAGAGTTGTCACACCATGACAGCCCTCTTTTGATTGCGGGTAAATAAGTGGACAGGTGGAGTGACCAACTCTTCAAAAGTAAATCTTTTTCCAGTGTGGACCAGTCTTTTATTTATGCACCCCACCCCCAATTTCCCAAACTTTTAGGGTCAATGCTTGTATTTGTGGAGGAGACAGTGCAATTGTCGTATCTAGGAGTGTCTGCGATAGGTATTGAATTTCGTGGGGGTGATCTAGAGACCTGGATTCCAGGTCCTGCAGGACCTTGCGGCCAATCTGAAGCAACTATCAGATAGGTTCCCATCGCCCGGTTTAGGTGTGCTAAAACTCAGGGTAACACACTTGGAGGGGGAAACACTCATGCTAGAGGAGGAAGGTGCCACTACGCAGCCTTTTTTCCCCTTTATAATCTGTCTGCTATGATCACCCTGGTAGGTAATGTACCGACAGAGTTATGTTGAATTTGTCCGTCAGGTGCAATAGTTTGAAGGTTAGTGTAAGTAACCCCGATTTCGTTCCACCTTCTGTTTGAATGTATGCAATCAGAGTTTCATTTGTCCGATTGTATTAACACGTgtgtgttttgtaatatttttacatttatttttattgcggCTATCACTGCATATAAGTCCTTTTTGTTGCAGTGCCATGTTTTCTATTGGTATGACCATTTTCCTGACAAGGTTTCCGTCTAGATGTGAACCCCCCCCCAACCCCAATCCGAGGCGTCCGTCGCTAGGAAGTGGGTTGCAGGTTCTTTGATAGGCGTCGTCTGATGAGTAGCTCCGAGCCACCACATCAGTTCCTGCCCTACAATCTGAGGCAGCAGTTGACCTCGACGGGGTCGGATCTTGTTGAATTGTCGCAGAAAGATCTGTACCTGGCGACAGTGAAGCCTCCCGCGGGCACGAGTTTAGTTTGAAAGTTTGCGAAGTTTACTTGCCCTAGCAAAGCTTTGTAACTCGCGAATACAACGCATAACTATGGTTTTTGCGCTGTATTTTTACCTTGGGTAGCGACATCACATTGACCATAGTATTCCAGCGAATTCCAAGGTATTCTAAATTTTGGGTTGGTACCAATACGGATTTTTTGGTAATTGATTTTCCAACCTCGGTGTTCCAAGTGTCTCACGGCCTCCGCGGCCTGAGAATCTAACTTGGCGGGTGTTCCAAGTGTCTCACGGCCTCCGCGGCCTGAGAATTTAACTTGGAGTGGTCTTAGTTGACCAGAAGGTAGTCGTCTAGGAAGACTAGCACTCGACATCCCTTCGCACGTAAGGTCTCCGCGACCCAACATGATACTGCAGAGAAAAGGTGTGGTACTGACGCTAGCCCAAGAGGAAGGTAAGTCATGTTTTCGTATAACTGCCCTTTTTAGCTGAGCCTTAAGAAAGGTCGGTGTGATCTCGCTGCCGGTAGATGGAAATAGGCTTGTGATAAATCTATTTATCATCCAGTCCCCTAGTTGAAGAAAGTTTGGGACTAAGCCGTGGGTGATCAACCGaaaatgttttgtctttaCGAATCGGTTTAGTTCTCGCAAATCTACAACAGAACGCATCGTGCCATTGCTTTTCCTGCGAAGAaccattttgtatataaaactgGGGGTTTTGTTGAGAACTGTTTGTAGGATACCTTGCTTGATTCAGGAGTTCTATGATTATCTGCGATGTCGTAGGAGACGGTTCGGTTGCGTATTGACTTACTATTCGATTTATTGGCATTAACAAAGCGGTTTCTTGTACAGAGGTATGCGGAATCCTTGAATTATGTTGGATAGTAATTTTTTCCGTCATTGTTAGATAACGGGTAGTTTTAAAGTTGTTTATGACTATCGATTTTCTCCTGTTAAACGTTCGCATCGTTTCTTGTTTTAGGTGGGtattacgaaaattattttttccattttgtgCCTGGTGTCTGTATTTGGATGTAGACGCTTACGATTCTTTGTATCTAGGTTTAAAAAGCTCTTACTCTTGAAGGGTACGGCGGAGATAACCAGAATTGCGGCCCACCGAGGGATTGTATTAGGGACGCGAGCTtacttttgtcaaataaaaattcctcGCTAGGAGGTATATAATTACTAAGCGCAGTTTGAATACTTTTGTCCGAAATCTTACTTATTAATCTTTTACGCCTAGTTTCTATACATTCCGCTCGTTTTCCGCACACAATTTGCAGGGTTTGTTCATGCAATTTGTAAGAAGGTGATTCATTACCAAcaatatagtatatttttgtgaaaaGATTTAATCGCGGGTTTTAATTCCGTTGGGTTATTACGAGTCCagtttatgattttttgtaaTCCAGATTGTAGTAATTCCCTTTGACATAGGAGTTTTAAaagcttaatatattattatatttttatattattatatttttatatatttattttgtattttttttcttttttatcggctttcttaataatctttttatcATCAATATTTGTGACCAAGCCCAGAGATTTCGATTTTCGGGTCGacggattaataaaaaatggctaTAGTAGTTGGTCGGTCAGTGGGTACCCTCGTCATTGGACGCACTGGCGTTGACATTTGGTACATAATATCGTTGAtgcattataaaatttgtgaGGAAACTCACCTGATTATATAACGCGTCGATCATGGGATCGACCGTTACCTGTGCTACtcgtttcctt contains these protein-coding regions:
- the LOC125053497 gene encoding trithorax group protein osa isoform X11; its protein translation is MAATQAESQRSEATVDQSPSEQLSESRNALLQNGTDKSVGRVPLDGVVNTKSKSPMSVEAGQPRDGGEAPGHDRPGADQYGAYRYPEGADPYYSPRPGFPGKPRPPQQQRFFPGQAVSQAPGPTPTLNSLLQSSGVPPHRYPNNYDQPQGAYGPTPGWPPPRPMPPYNPQGGPYRNSTPPRGYGGPPYGAGAPGGPQQPPGAYGPPGSYPPRYPPGPPGAPNSRPPFSPHQGYERGGSPQPTHPQGAPSPGSAQSAPGGLSPNHESHPSHMPPGSQPHQGYPPPPRPGQPSTPNAHDQDSDLTGQNSNDSGGSGGAGRASTPHLRPTPSPTGSSGSRSMSPAVGTQNVSMPPRPSSSLSDGGGPPVRAGAPAAGPPPSGAPPPGAMLPQSYHYKPAPYPPQPYGYPPPRNHPYPYGGYRPTPPPHPSQHYPPLKGGVGRHMGPPGESMGPPNAPGEAHDNGPAPPATALVTTGPDGAPLDEGSQQSTLSNASAASGEEPCGTGKGSRKDYGSAAPSPSPGGGSHSSAHDDYETSPSPWPRPPSSPVFNSHIPPESYRSKKSDSLVKLYEMDDAPERRSWVERLLAFMEERRTPIPACPTISKQPLDLYRLYLLVRDRGGFVEVTKNKTWKDIAGLLGIGASSSAAYTLRKHYTKNLLAYECHFDRGGIDPQPIINQVEASTKKKSGKNNNAANAGKGSSNNAEQFAGSGAGGAPIDAYQPHYAPYPPQPAQQGYQQGYGYEYGSPYPGNRPVYPPYGPEGDRGYSPGEYGRYGGYGGPYRAGAPAPGPGATPGAPAPPSPAGAPPAQPYPDYYRQPHPHQPPHPPPHPPHPPHSPQQPHEIASCGGLMGSQLARQLVAPLPPASRPYQYGGKGAPPVPNAGPPGVAGAPRRHPDFAKEPYNSSAPPGAPPSPAGPRFGGGWGPGFQRAASPGWRPPHHAPLPHHQQPGWPPQPHQPHQPYHPPGATSGVGQIKRELTFPPECVEATVPAPEKRRRLTKGDVAPVDAWRIMMALKSGLLAETCWALDILNILLFDDTCIGFFGLQHLPGLLDLLLEHFQRSLADVFDAPAAAPEPWYAPPAVKESVAPPPRRIEPPDPADRIKVTTGENYTLQSRRRVPVTFVTKLDDDALFAPEDPETNRDVEDVIEPWQTDTVNRFDHVMPCFRAEFVHLPFARVLPGERAPSPPAPPASPHSDGPSDTLALPDTADPPPSEPPSTATDEGDNLEAEPMDIEPERKPALQIRDSAGVLKRRRLEDYEDECYTRDEPSLNLINETRDALAKRCIALSNILRGLTFVPGNEAEFSRSSAFLALAGKLLLLHHEHAPRAARAKAYERAARDEVDADACCSSLKGESEWWWDTLAQLREDALVCCANIAGSVELSGQSEAVARPLLDGLLHWSVCPAAVAGDAPPTASPASPLSPRRLALEALCKLCVTDANVDLVLATPPRGRIAALCAGLARDLCRPERPVVREFAVNLLHYLAGAGGAAAREVATHAPAVAQLVAFIERAEQTALGVANQHGVAALRDNPDAMGTSLDMLRRAAATLLRLAEHPENRPLIRRHERRLLSLVMSQILDQKVAHELAGVLYHCSQQKCDEPQEE
- the LOC125053497 gene encoding trithorax group protein osa isoform X9, giving the protein MAATQAESQRSEATVDQSPSEQLSESRNALLQNGTDKSVGRVPLDGVVNTKSKSPMSVEAGQPRDGGEAPGHDRPGADQYGAYRYPEGADPYYSPRPGFPGKPRPPQQQRFFPGQAVSQAPGPTPTLNSLLQSSGVPPHRYPNNYDQPQGAYGPTPGWPPPRPMPPYNPQGGPYRNSTPPRGYGGPPYGAGAPGGPQQPPGAYGPPGSYPPRYPPGPPGAPNSRPPFSPHQGYERGGSPQPTHPQGAPSPGSAQSAPGGLSPNHESHPSHMPPGSQPHQDLTGQNSNDSGGSGGAGRASTPHLRPTPSPTGSSGSRSMSPAVGTQNVSMPPRPSSSLSDGGGPPVRAGAPAAGPPPSGAPPPGAMLPQSYHYKPAPYPPQPYGYPPPRNHPYPYGGYRPTPPPHPSQHYPPLKGGVGRHMGPPGESMGPPNAPGEAHDNGPAPPATALVTTGPDGAPLDEGSQQSTLSNASAASGEEPCGTGKGSRKDYGSAAPSPSPGGGSHSSAHDDYETSPSPWPRPPSSPVFNSHIPPESYRSKKSDSLVKLYEMDDAPERRSWVERLLAFMEERRTPIPACPTISKQPLDLYRLYLLVRDRGGFVEVTKNKTWKDIAGLLGIGASSSAAYTLRKHYTKNLLAYECHFDRGGIDPQPIINQVEASTKKKSGKNNNAANAGKAGSSNNAEQFAGSGAGGAPIDAYQPHYAPYPPQPAQQGGGAGGDIAASNPFDEPPGPRRPPGYQQGYGYEYGSPYPGNRPVYPPYGPEGDRGYSPGEYGRYGGYGGPYRAGAPAPGPGATPGAPAPPSPAGAPPAQPYPDYYRQPHPHQPPHPPPHPPHPPHSPQQPHEIASCGGLMGSQLARQLVAPLPPASRPYQYGGKGAPPVPNAGPPGVAGAPRRHPDFAKEPYNSSAPPGAPPSPAGPRFGGGWGPGFQRAASPGWRPPHHAPLPHHQQPGWPPQPHQPHQPYHPPGATSGVGQIKRELTFPPECVEATVPAPEKRRRLTKGDVAPVDAWRIMMALKSGLLAETCWALDILNILLFDDTCIGFFGLQHLPGLLDLLLEHFQRSLADVFDAPAAAPEPWYAPPAVKESVAPPPRRIEPPDPADRIKVTTGENYTLQSRRRVPVTFVTKLDDDALFAPEDPETNRDVEDVIEPWQTDTVNRFDHVMPCFRAEFVHLPFARVLPGERAPSPPAPPASPHSDGPSDTLALPDTADPPPSEPPSTATDEGDNLEAEPMDIEPERKPALQIRDSAGVLKRRRLEDYEDECYTRDEPSLNLINETRDALAKRCIALSNILRGLTFVPGNEAEFSRSSAFLALAGKLLLLHHEHAPRAARAKAYERAARDEVDADACCSSLKGESEWWWDTLAQLREDALVCCANIAGSVELSGQSEAVARPLLDGLLHWSVCPAAVAGDAPPTASPASPLSPRRLALEALCKLCVTDANVDLVLATPPRGRIAALCAGLARDLCRPERPVVREFAVNLLHYLAGAGGAAAREVATHAPAVAQLVAFIERAEQTALGVANQHGVAALRDNPDAMGTSLDMLRRAAATLLRLAEHPENRPLIRRHERRLLSLVMSQILDQKVAHELAGVLYHCSQQKCDEPQEE